The following coding sequences are from one Novosphingobium sp. Gsoil 351 window:
- a CDS encoding alanine racemase yields the protein MIPPEPPPAALRLRVDEMALAANWRALDRLSGRASAGAAVKADAYGVGARRAVPVLAAAGCRDFFVAHWSEVAALLDLVPPGSISVLHGPLSAADVAYCRATGVKPVLNSLAQIARWQAGGGGLCDLMIDSGIDRLGLAISELADVAAAGLAIDICMSHLASADEDVAQNGRQLVCFQAIRDAIPARRYSLANSAGIALGADYHFDLTRPGLALYGGVPRSELAGVIAQVAFPQAAVLQVRLLQPGDAVGYNATFVAERAMRVGVIALGYADGYLRCWSGKGRFRWGDAELAVLGRVSMDMTVIDLSDAPDCGEGDWIEALYDLPAASATSGLSQYELLTLLGMRFAR from the coding sequence ATGATCCCGCCTGAACCGCCGCCCGCGGCTCTCCGGCTGCGGGTCGACGAGATGGCACTGGCGGCGAACTGGCGGGCGCTCGATCGCCTGTCGGGCCGGGCCAGCGCGGGCGCCGCGGTTAAGGCCGACGCCTATGGGGTGGGGGCGCGCCGCGCGGTGCCGGTGCTCGCCGCCGCAGGATGCCGCGATTTCTTCGTCGCGCACTGGAGCGAGGTCGCTGCGCTGCTCGACTTGGTTCCGCCCGGTTCGATCTCGGTGCTCCACGGTCCCCTGAGCGCCGCCGACGTGGCCTATTGCCGCGCCACCGGGGTCAAGCCGGTGCTCAACAGCCTGGCCCAGATCGCGCGGTGGCAGGCGGGCGGCGGCGGACTGTGCGATCTGATGATCGACAGCGGGATCGACCGCCTGGGGCTGGCGATCAGCGAGCTGGCCGACGTCGCTGCGGCGGGACTCGCCATCGACATCTGCATGAGCCACCTCGCCAGCGCCGACGAGGATGTCGCCCAGAACGGCCGGCAACTCGTCTGCTTCCAGGCCATCCGCGACGCGATCCCGGCGCGGCGCTACAGCCTCGCCAACAGCGCGGGGATCGCGCTGGGCGCGGACTATCACTTCGATCTCACCCGCCCGGGCCTGGCGCTCTATGGCGGCGTTCCGCGCAGCGAGCTCGCGGGCGTCATCGCGCAGGTCGCGTTTCCGCAGGCCGCGGTGCTGCAGGTCCGCCTGCTCCAGCCCGGCGACGCGGTCGGCTACAACGCCACGTTCGTCGCCGAGCGCGCGATGCGCGTTGGGGTGATCGCGCTGGGCTATGCCGACGGATATCTGCGCTGCTGGTCGGGCAAGGGCCGGTTCCGCTGGGGCGACGCCGAACTCGCCGTGCTGGGCCGGGTATCGATGGACATGACCGTGATCGATCTGAGCGACGCCCCCGATTGCGGAGAAGGCGACTGGATCGAGGCGCTGTACGATCTGCCCGCCGCTTCGGCCACCAGCGGCCTCTCGCAATACGAACTGCTCACTTTGCTGGGGATGCGTTTCGCGCGCTGA
- the phaR gene encoding polyhydroxyalkanoate synthesis repressor PhaR yields the protein MADSKHANGEPIVIKKYANRRLYNTRSSSYITLDHLAKMTREDIEFKVVDAKTGVDITHSILTQIIMDEEAGGEQMLPTSFLRQLIAMYGNSMQSLLPGYLEASMDHFRENQSKLRKAIEESIGANPLAQLAQRNMEMFKAAATAFVPGVKPGGKAVATDGEEIAALKAQMAEMQKKLDALGK from the coding sequence ATGGCGGACAGCAAGCATGCGAACGGCGAGCCGATCGTCATCAAGAAGTACGCCAACCGGCGGCTCTACAACACCCGCTCGTCGAGCTACATCACGCTCGACCACCTGGCGAAGATGACCCGCGAGGACATCGAGTTCAAGGTCGTCGACGCCAAGACCGGGGTCGACATCACCCATTCGATCCTGACCCAGATCATCATGGACGAGGAAGCGGGGGGCGAGCAGATGCTGCCCACCAGTTTCCTGCGCCAGTTGATCGCGATGTATGGCAATTCGATGCAGTCGCTGCTTCCGGGCTATCTCGAAGCCTCGATGGATCACTTCCGCGAGAACCAGTCGAAGCTGCGCAAGGCGATCGAGGAATCGATCGGCGCCAACCCGCTCGCCCAGCTCGCCCAGCGCAACATGGAAATGTTCAAGGCCGCCGCGACCGCGTTCGTCCCGGGCGTGAAGCCGGGCGGCAAGGCGGTCGCCACCGATGGCGAAGAGATCGCCGCGCTCAAGGCCCAGATGGCGGAGATGCAAAAGAAGCTCGACGCGCTGGGGAAATAG
- the dnaJ gene encoding molecular chaperone DnaJ: MSVTTDFYELLEVDRTADEKTIKSSYRRIAMQCHPDKNPGCAESEAKFKAVSAAYSCLSDPQKRAAYDRYGHAAFENGGVGGGQGADFGDLGDIFETIFGGAFGGGRQQGPRRGADLRYDMEIALEEAFHGKATEIEVETAQTCEPCHGSGAEPGTSARRCNLCAGRGKVRAQQGFFMVERTCPNCHGRGEIIEKACKACRGEGRVDIARKLAIEIPPGVDNGTRIRLSGKGEAGPGGAPPGDLYIFLHIKRHPVFEREGTTLITRCPVSFTTAALGGQIEIPGLDGVRHTIDLSAGIQSGKQLRKRGAGMPVLQGRGHGDMVVEISVETPTKLSARQKEILREFQATETGDETPQSKGFFDRLKTVWSGAAE, from the coding sequence ATGTCAGTCACCACCGATTTCTACGAACTGCTCGAGGTCGACCGCACCGCGGACGAAAAGACGATCAAGTCGTCGTACCGCCGCATCGCGATGCAGTGTCATCCGGACAAGAATCCCGGCTGCGCCGAGAGCGAAGCGAAGTTCAAGGCGGTAAGCGCCGCTTATTCGTGCCTGTCAGACCCCCAGAAGCGCGCGGCCTATGACCGTTATGGCCACGCCGCGTTTGAGAATGGCGGCGTCGGGGGCGGGCAGGGCGCCGACTTCGGCGATTTGGGCGACATCTTCGAGACGATTTTCGGGGGCGCGTTCGGCGGCGGCCGTCAGCAGGGTCCGCGCCGCGGAGCGGACTTGCGCTACGACATGGAAATCGCGCTCGAAGAGGCGTTCCACGGCAAGGCTACCGAGATCGAGGTCGAAACCGCCCAGACTTGCGAGCCGTGCCATGGCTCGGGCGCGGAACCGGGCACTTCGGCGCGGCGCTGCAATCTGTGTGCCGGGCGCGGCAAGGTGCGGGCGCAGCAAGGCTTCTTCATGGTCGAGCGGACGTGCCCCAACTGTCACGGCCGTGGCGAAATTATCGAGAAGGCCTGCAAGGCTTGCCGCGGCGAAGGCCGGGTCGACATCGCGCGCAAGCTGGCGATCGAGATCCCTCCCGGCGTCGACAACGGCACTCGCATTCGCCTGTCGGGCAAGGGCGAGGCTGGGCCGGGCGGCGCGCCGCCGGGCGACCTCTACATTTTCCTCCACATCAAGCGCCACCCGGTGTTCGAGCGTGAGGGAACGACGCTGATCACCCGCTGCCCGGTCAGCTTCACCACCGCCGCGCTGGGCGGCCAGATTGAAATCCCCGGCCTCGACGGCGTGCGCCACACGATCGATCTGTCCGCGGGCATCCAGTCGGGCAAGCAGTTGCGCAAGCGCGGCGCGGGGATGCCAGTGCTCCAGGGACGTGGCCACGGCGACATGGTGGTCGAGATTTCGGTCGAGACCCCGACAAAGCTATCGGCGCGGCAGAAGGAAATCCTGCGCGAATTCCAGGCGACCGAGACCGGCGATGAAACCCCACAATCCAAAGGCTTTTTCGATCGACTGAAGACTGTCTGGAGCGGCGCGGCCGAGTAG
- the radA gene encoding DNA repair protein RadA produces MSKLKRRYVCQACGGVSSRWQGQCADCAEWNTLSEEAPATVFSEKHHLSTGGRAFPFVAMDEPLALPSRRPTGLAEFDRALGGGLVPGSAILMGGDPGVGKSTLLLQAAAKVALAGGDAVYISGEEAADQVRLRAQRLGLGNAPIRLATASSVRDILTTLGGIRPPALLVIDSIQTMHSDQIEGAPGTVSQVRGCAFELIRYAKASGTVVVLVGHVTKDGSIAGPRVLEHMVDVVMSFEGERSHQFRILRALKNRYGAVDEIGVFAMAGAGLEEVANPSSLFLSGRDAEVPGSAVFPALEGTRPVLVEIQALTVRLASGATPRRAVVGWDSGRLAMILAVLEARCGLNFSSAEVYLNVAGGYRLTDPAADIAVAAALVSALAERPCPAESIWFGEISLAGEVRPVAHPGLRLKEAAKLGFTRSFGPDAGNGDIPPALRHEPLRLLPNVVDRIVASP; encoded by the coding sequence ATGTCGAAGCTCAAACGCCGCTATGTCTGCCAAGCCTGCGGCGGGGTGTCGTCGCGGTGGCAGGGGCAATGCGCCGATTGCGCCGAGTGGAACACCTTGAGCGAGGAAGCGCCGGCGACGGTGTTCTCCGAAAAGCACCACCTCTCTACCGGCGGGCGGGCGTTTCCGTTCGTGGCGATGGACGAGCCGCTGGCGCTGCCGTCGCGCCGTCCCACAGGGCTGGCCGAGTTCGACCGCGCGCTGGGGGGAGGGTTGGTGCCCGGGTCCGCCATCCTGATGGGCGGCGATCCTGGCGTCGGCAAATCCACGCTGCTGCTCCAGGCCGCGGCCAAGGTGGCGCTGGCGGGAGGCGACGCGGTCTACATCAGTGGTGAGGAAGCCGCCGACCAGGTACGCCTTCGCGCGCAGCGCCTCGGTCTCGGCAACGCGCCGATCCGGCTCGCCACGGCCAGTTCGGTGCGCGACATCTTGACCACGCTGGGTGGTATCCGTCCGCCCGCGCTGCTGGTGATCGATTCGATCCAGACAATGCATTCCGACCAGATCGAGGGCGCGCCAGGCACCGTGAGCCAGGTTCGCGGCTGCGCGTTCGAACTGATCCGCTATGCCAAGGCCAGCGGCACGGTGGTGGTGCTGGTCGGCCATGTGACCAAGGACGGCAGCATCGCCGGGCCGCGCGTGCTCGAGCATATGGTCGACGTGGTGATGAGCTTCGAGGGCGAGCGCAGCCACCAGTTCCGGATCCTGCGCGCGCTCAAAAACCGTTACGGCGCGGTCGACGAGATCGGCGTGTTCGCGATGGCCGGGGCAGGGCTGGAGGAAGTCGCCAACCCGTCGAGCCTGTTCCTTTCGGGCCGCGACGCCGAAGTGCCGGGCAGCGCGGTGTTCCCCGCGCTGGAAGGGACCCGTCCGGTGCTGGTCGAGATTCAGGCGCTGACGGTGCGTCTGGCCAGCGGGGCCACCCCGCGGCGCGCGGTGGTCGGCTGGGATTCGGGGCGGCTGGCGATGATCCTGGCGGTGCTGGAGGCGCGCTGCGGGCTGAATTTCTCCTCGGCCGAAGTCTATCTCAACGTGGCCGGCGGCTATCGCCTGACCGATCCCGCGGCCGACATCGCCGTCGCCGCCGCGCTGGTCTCGGCGTTGGCCGAACGGCCGTGCCCGGCGGAATCGATCTGGTTCGGCGAAATCTCGTTGGCCGGAGAGGTCCGCCCGGTGGCCCATCCCGGCCTGCGCCTGAAGGAAGCGGCGAAACTCGGCTTCACCCGATCGTTCGGCCCCGACGCCGGCAACGGGGACATCCCGCCCGCCTTGCGCCATGAGCCGCTGCGGCTTTTGCCGAACGTTGTTGACCGGATCGTCGCGAGCCCATAA
- a CDS encoding copper chaperone PCu(A)C, whose protein sequence is MAIKAFAAGAMAALALALASCGSQPQPDASETAVSEPEAPPGITLSDARVQLPLVSGRPGAAYFSVSQANGAPRKVVGVAVEMAARAEMHETKGGSMAPVSEVPIGPGKTVKFAPGGYHVMLFDLDPKLRFTKDVELTVTFDGGDKASTRAPVTTMQETMEMSH, encoded by the coding sequence ATGGCGATCAAGGCATTTGCGGCTGGCGCGATGGCGGCATTGGCGCTTGCCCTGGCGTCCTGCGGATCGCAACCGCAGCCCGACGCGAGCGAAACCGCGGTATCCGAGCCAGAAGCGCCGCCGGGGATCACGCTGAGCGATGCCAGGGTTCAACTGCCCCTCGTCTCGGGCCGTCCGGGGGCAGCCTACTTCAGCGTCAGCCAAGCCAATGGCGCCCCGCGCAAGGTGGTCGGCGTCGCGGTCGAGATGGCGGCGCGAGCCGAAATGCACGAGACCAAGGGCGGGAGCATGGCCCCAGTTTCCGAAGTGCCGATCGGCCCCGGCAAGACCGTCAAGTTCGCGCCCGGCGGCTATCACGTGATGCTGTTCGATCTCGACCCAAAGCTTCGCTTCACCAAGGACGTCGAACTGACCGTGACTTTCGACGGCGGCGACAAGGCGAGCACGCGCGCTCCGGTCACGACGATGCAGGAAACGATGGAAAT
- a CDS encoding class I SAM-dependent methyltransferase, with translation MNNIVQSWIPALDGVKAKLQAGAKVADVGCGVGFSTLLMAEAYPQSTFVGFDFHEPSILDARRHAADHGLGERVRFEVASAKDIAETGFDLVTMYDCLHDMGDPQGCATHMRRILSPGGAWMIVEPIAGNNPAENMNPVGRLYYNASTMICVPTSLDQEVGAGLGAQAGEERLSEVIRGGGFASVRRATEGPFNMVLEAR, from the coding sequence GTGAATAACATCGTGCAGAGCTGGATTCCCGCGCTCGACGGGGTCAAGGCCAAGCTCCAGGCGGGGGCGAAGGTCGCGGATGTCGGCTGCGGGGTGGGCTTTTCCACGCTGCTGATGGCCGAGGCCTATCCGCAGAGCACGTTCGTAGGGTTCGATTTCCACGAACCCTCGATCCTCGACGCCCGCCGCCACGCCGCCGATCACGGGCTGGGCGAGCGCGTGCGGTTCGAGGTCGCCTCGGCCAAGGACATCGCCGAGACCGGGTTCGACCTCGTCACGATGTACGATTGCCTGCACGACATGGGCGACCCGCAGGGCTGCGCGACGCATATGCGCCGGATTCTTTCGCCCGGCGGCGCTTGGATGATCGTCGAGCCGATCGCCGGCAACAATCCAGCGGAGAACATGAACCCCGTCGGCCGCCTCTACTACAACGCCTCGACGATGATTTGCGTGCCCACCTCGCTCGACCAGGAGGTCGGCGCGGGACTGGGTGCGCAGGCGGGCGAGGAGAGGTTGAGCGAAGTGATCCGCGGCGGCGGGTTCGCTTCGGTGCGGCGCGCGACCGAAGGTCCGTTCAATATGGTGCTCGAGGCCCGCTGA
- the dnaK gene encoding molecular chaperone DnaK translates to MAKVIGIDLGTTNSCVSVMDGGKPKVIENSEGARTTPSIVAFTKDGERLIGQPAKRQAVTNGDNTIFAVKRLIGRRFDDPVTKKDTELVPYPIVKGKNGDAWVKAGGEDYSPSQISAFILQKMKETAESYLGETVTQAVITVPAYFNDAQRQATKDAGAIAGLEVLRIINEPTAAALAYGLEKNDGKTIAVYDLGGGTFDVSILEIGDGVFEVKSTNGDTFLGGEDFDTALVEWLAAKFKSKENMDLKTDKLALQRLKEAAEKAKIELSSTASTEINLPFITARMEGGSTTPLHLVETITRADLEKMVAGLIERTKEPMKKALADAGIKASDIDDVVLVGGMTRMPRVREVVKEFFGKEPHVGVNPDEVVAMGAAIQAGVLQGDVKDVLLLDVTPLSLGIETLGGVFTRMIDRNTTIPTKKSQVYSTAEDNQQAVTIRVFQGEREMAADNKLLGQFDLVGIPSARRGVPQIEVTFDIDANGIVNVSAKDKGTGKEQQIRIQASGGLSDADIEQMVRDAEQFAEEDKKRREGAEAKNNADSLVHATERQLEENGDKIDADLKSQIEAAIAEAKTAIESGDAEAMTAKTQTLTDLAMKMGQAIYEKEQAAGASPGADGGASEKSADDDVVDAEFSEVDDSKN, encoded by the coding sequence ATGGCAAAAGTGATCGGTATCGACCTCGGCACCACCAACAGCTGCGTCTCGGTCATGGACGGTGGCAAGCCCAAGGTCATCGAGAATTCGGAAGGTGCGCGCACCACGCCGTCGATCGTCGCGTTCACCAAGGACGGCGAGCGGTTGATCGGCCAGCCCGCCAAGCGCCAGGCGGTGACCAACGGTGACAACACCATTTTCGCGGTCAAGCGCCTGATCGGCCGCCGCTTCGACGACCCGGTGACCAAGAAGGACACCGAGCTTGTCCCCTATCCGATCGTCAAGGGCAAGAACGGCGACGCCTGGGTCAAGGCCGGCGGCGAGGACTATTCGCCCAGCCAGATCAGCGCGTTCATCCTTCAGAAGATGAAGGAAACCGCCGAATCGTATCTTGGCGAAACCGTCACCCAGGCGGTGATCACCGTGCCCGCCTACTTCAACGACGCGCAGCGCCAGGCGACCAAGGACGCCGGCGCGATCGCGGGTCTCGAGGTGCTGCGGATCATCAACGAGCCCACCGCGGCGGCGCTGGCCTATGGCCTTGAGAAGAACGACGGCAAGACGATCGCGGTCTATGACCTCGGCGGCGGCACCTTCGACGTTTCGATCCTCGAGATCGGCGACGGGGTGTTCGAGGTCAAGTCGACCAACGGCGACACCTTCCTGGGCGGCGAGGACTTCGACACCGCGCTGGTCGAGTGGCTGGCGGCCAAATTCAAGTCCAAGGAGAACATGGACCTGAAGACCGACAAGCTTGCGCTGCAGCGGCTCAAGGAAGCCGCGGAGAAGGCCAAGATCGAGCTGTCGAGCACCGCCAGCACCGAAATCAACCTGCCGTTCATCACCGCGCGCATGGAAGGCGGCAGCACCACCCCGCTGCACCTCGTGGAAACGATCACCCGCGCCGATCTGGAAAAGATGGTCGCCGGGCTGATCGAGCGCACCAAGGAGCCAATGAAGAAGGCGCTCGCCGACGCCGGGATCAAGGCCTCGGACATCGACGACGTCGTGCTGGTCGGCGGAATGACCCGGATGCCGCGCGTTCGCGAAGTGGTGAAGGAGTTTTTCGGCAAGGAGCCGCACGTCGGCGTCAACCCCGACGAAGTCGTCGCGATGGGCGCGGCGATCCAGGCTGGCGTGCTTCAGGGCGACGTCAAGGATGTGCTCCTGCTCGACGTCACCCCGCTGAGCTTGGGCATCGAGACGCTGGGCGGCGTGTTCACTCGGATGATCGACCGCAACACCACGATCCCGACCAAGAAGAGCCAGGTCTATTCGACCGCCGAGGACAACCAACAGGCGGTGACGATCCGCGTGTTCCAGGGCGAGCGCGAGATGGCCGCGGACAACAAGCTGCTTGGCCAGTTCGATCTGGTGGGCATCCCCTCGGCGCGCCGCGGAGTTCCGCAGATCGAGGTGACCTTCGACATCGACGCCAACGGCATCGTCAACGTCAGCGCCAAGGATAAGGGCACCGGCAAGGAGCAGCAGATTCGGATCCAGGCGTCGGGCGGGCTCAGCGATGCCGACATCGAGCAGATGGTGCGCGATGCCGAGCAGTTCGCCGAGGAAGACAAGAAGCGCCGCGAGGGCGCCGAAGCGAAGAACAACGCCGACAGCCTCGTCCACGCCACCGAGCGGCAGCTCGAGGAGAATGGCGACAAGATCGACGCCGATCTCAAGAGCCAGATCGAGGCGGCGATTGCCGAGGCCAAGACCGCGATCGAAAGCGGCGATGCCGAGGCGATGACCGCCAAGACCCAGACGCTGACCGACCTCGCCATGAAGATGGGCCAGGCGATCTACGAAAAGGAGCAGGCCGCGGGCGCCTCGCCGGGCGCCGACGGAGGCGCTTCGGAGAAGTCGGCAGACGACGATGTGGTCGATGCCGAATTCTCGGAAGTCGACGACAGCAAGAACTGA
- a CDS encoding MFS transporter: MAATEHEPSASDMRLIIAASSAGTIFEWYDFFIYGTLGAILSKTFFPTGNAALEMLLFWLVFAVGFGFRPLGAVLFGYLGDKLGRKYTFLVTVTLMGIATAGVGMVPSAASIGLWAPAIIIGLRIMQGLALGGEYGGAAIYVAEHAPMEKRGYFTSFIQSSVVGGFVLSLLVVLGCKAVMPEATWNAWGWRVPFVLSLVLLAVSLWMRLKLSESPVFQAMKAEGELAGNPFVESFTYPGNKKRIFVALFGVAAGLTVIWYTAMFSGLTFLKTAMHIEDTPAELIVGLAALIGMSFFVYFGRLSDRVGRKRPIVIGYALTLLLLFPTFWAIGASASPDGRGGGQEWTIRGSDCEYSPFLKDQATKCGKLMSDFAGAGIAYDLQNGPGLALERGGVAIPTATLDWTDAKARKAQIEAAAGATVFNVAKTRPSLGQAAVIFAALLVLMALSAATYGSVAALLAEMFPPRVRYSSMSIPYHIGAGYFGGFLPFIAAYIVAKTGNPYSGLWYTWAIVLIALIVALWGLPNGPPRDFADDPA, translated from the coding sequence ATGGCCGCCACCGAACATGAGCCAAGCGCGTCAGACATGCGGCTGATCATCGCCGCGTCGTCGGCGGGGACGATCTTCGAGTGGTACGATTTCTTCATTTACGGAACGCTCGGCGCGATCCTGTCGAAGACCTTTTTCCCCACCGGCAACGCCGCGCTGGAGATGCTGCTGTTCTGGCTGGTGTTTGCGGTGGGCTTTGGCTTTCGCCCGCTGGGCGCGGTGCTGTTCGGCTATCTCGGCGACAAGCTGGGGCGCAAATACACGTTCCTGGTGACCGTTACCCTGATGGGCATCGCCACTGCCGGGGTCGGCATGGTCCCGTCGGCGGCGAGCATCGGGCTGTGGGCGCCGGCGATCATCATCGGGCTGCGGATCATGCAGGGGCTGGCGCTGGGCGGCGAATACGGCGGCGCCGCGATCTACGTCGCCGAACACGCTCCGATGGAAAAGCGCGGCTATTTCACCAGCTTCATTCAATCCTCGGTGGTCGGCGGGTTCGTGCTGAGCCTGCTGGTGGTGCTGGGGTGCAAGGCCGTGATGCCCGAGGCGACCTGGAACGCGTGGGGCTGGCGAGTGCCGTTCGTGCTCAGCCTGGTGCTGCTGGCGGTGTCGCTGTGGATGCGGCTCAAGCTGTCGGAGAGCCCGGTGTTCCAGGCGATGAAGGCCGAGGGCGAACTGGCCGGCAATCCCTTTGTCGAAAGTTTCACTTATCCCGGCAACAAGAAGCGGATCTTCGTCGCGCTGTTCGGCGTCGCGGCGGGGCTGACGGTGATCTGGTACACCGCGATGTTCTCGGGGCTGACGTTCCTGAAGACCGCGATGCACATCGAGGACACCCCCGCCGAACTGATCGTGGGCCTCGCCGCGCTGATCGGGATGAGCTTCTTCGTCTATTTCGGCCGCCTGTCCGACCGGGTGGGGCGCAAGCGCCCGATCGTGATCGGCTATGCCCTGACCCTGCTGCTGCTGTTTCCGACATTCTGGGCGATCGGCGCTTCGGCCTCGCCCGACGGGCGCGGCGGCGGGCAGGAATGGACGATCCGCGGCTCCGATTGCGAATACAGCCCGTTCCTGAAGGACCAGGCCACGAAATGCGGAAAGCTGATGAGCGATTTCGCGGGCGCGGGGATCGCCTACGACCTGCAAAACGGGCCGGGGCTCGCGCTCGAGCGCGGCGGAGTGGCGATCCCGACCGCCACGCTCGACTGGACCGATGCCAAGGCGCGCAAGGCGCAGATCGAGGCGGCCGCCGGGGCGACGGTGTTCAACGTGGCCAAGACCCGGCCCAGCCTGGGTCAGGCGGCGGTGATTTTCGCCGCGTTGCTGGTGCTGATGGCCCTTTCGGCAGCGACCTACGGCTCGGTCGCGGCTCTGCTGGCCGAGATGTTCCCGCCGCGCGTACGCTACAGTTCGATGTCGATTCCCTATCACATCGGCGCCGGCTATTTCGGCGGCTTCCTGCCGTTCATCGCCGCCTACATCGTCGCCAAGACCGGCAATCCCTATTCGGGCCTGTGGTACACTTGGGCGATCGTGCTGATCGCGCTGATCGTGGCGCTGTGGGGCCTGCCCAACGGACCGCCACGCGATTTCGCCGATGATCCCGCCTGA
- a CDS encoding iron-sulfur cluster assembly scaffold protein, translated as MPNPLAEAVRPNRSGKVLYSPEILAATVGLAEFPFDPDLPLVGEARSRSCGSSLRIALSCDDAGRIERIGCRAQACAVGQAAAHVFLAGSPGRSRAEVAETRDALALWLGGEGPAPDWRGIGLLDAARDYPARHGAILLAWDAALAALASPSQLR; from the coding sequence ATGCCAAACCCGCTGGCTGAGGCGGTGCGGCCCAACCGGTCGGGCAAGGTTCTCTACTCGCCGGAAATCCTCGCCGCCACGGTGGGGTTGGCCGAATTCCCGTTCGATCCCGACCTGCCGCTCGTCGGCGAAGCGCGCTCGCGCAGCTGCGGCAGCAGTTTGCGGATCGCGCTGTCGTGCGATGACGCGGGACGGATCGAACGGATCGGATGCCGGGCGCAAGCCTGCGCGGTCGGCCAGGCGGCGGCCCACGTCTTTCTTGCCGGCTCGCCCGGACGGTCCCGGGCCGAGGTCGCCGAGACGCGCGACGCGCTCGCGCTGTGGCTTGGCGGAGAGGGCCCCGCACCCGACTGGCGGGGAATCGGCCTGCTCGATGCTGCGCGCGACTATCCCGCGCGCCATGGCGCGATCCTGCTGGCCTGGGACGCTGCACTGGCCGCGCTGGCTTCGCCTTCGCAGCTTCGCTAA
- a CDS encoding CvpA family protein, translating to MQAFDIIVLLIVGITAIAGFMRGFAQEVLALVAWILALLAIYYFHSTLTLGLSRYVASETGAAVLAFSLLLLVPYATVKFASKWVGQASRTSVLGPIDRLLGFGFGAIKGTIIVVLAFSILVLGYDTVWGPTGRPDWISLSRSYPFVNAASDELVDLIGERHRAASQADRAKNAKPAG from the coding sequence ATGCAAGCCTTCGACATCATTGTCCTGCTGATCGTGGGGATCACCGCGATCGCCGGCTTCATGCGCGGGTTCGCGCAAGAGGTGCTGGCGCTGGTGGCGTGGATCCTGGCGCTGCTGGCGATCTATTACTTCCACAGCACGCTGACCCTGGGGCTTTCGCGCTACGTCGCCTCCGAAACCGGCGCGGCGGTGCTTGCCTTTTCGCTGCTGCTGCTGGTGCCCTACGCGACCGTCAAGTTCGCTTCCAAGTGGGTCGGCCAGGCTTCGCGCACCTCGGTGCTCGGGCCGATCGACCGTCTGCTCGGGTTCGGGTTCGGCGCGATCAAGGGCACGATCATCGTCGTGCTGGCGTTCTCGATCCTGGTGCTGGGCTATGACACGGTTTGGGGCCCCACGGGCCGGCCCGACTGGATCTCGTTGTCGCGCAGCTATCCATTCGTGAACGCGGCGAGCGACGAATTGGTCGATCTGATCGGCGAGCGCCACCGCGCGGCCAGCCAGGCGGACAGGGCCAAGAATGCCAAACCCGCTGGCTGA